The nucleotide window TGGACGGGATGGACGGCATGGGTTTGCTGGAGAATCTGCGCGAGCACTACCCGGGGCTACCGGTCATTTTGCTCACGGCGCACGGCACCATCCCCGACGCGGTCGAGGCCACACAATCCGGCGCCTACGACTTTCTGACCAAGCCCGTGGACCACGCCGAGCTAATCGATCGGGTCCGCAGTGCCGTGGCCCAATCCACAGGGGATGGAGACCAGGACTGGGCCGAAGACATCATCACCGCCAGCCCGGTCATGACCCAGGTGCTGGATGATGCCCGGCGTGTCGCCGCCACCGATTCCAGCGTGCTCATCCAAGGCGCCAGCGGGACCGGGAAAGAAGTCCTGGCCCAAGCCATCCACAACGCCAGCTCGCGTTGCAAGAAGCCCTTTATCGCCATCAACTGCGGCGCGATTCCGGCCGACCTGCTGGAATCCGAGTTGTTCGGTCACACCAAGGGGTCGTTCACCGGCGCCACCCGTGATCACACCGGGCTGTTCCAGTCCGCTGAGGGCGGCACCGTGTTTCTGGACGAAATCGGCGACATGCCCATGGAGCTGCAGGTCAAGCTGCTGCGCGTGCTCCAGGAACGGCAGATTCGCCCGGTCGGCAGCGCGCGATCCATCGATGTGGATGTCCGCGTACTGTCGGCCACACATCAGGACCTCAACCAGGCGATCGCCGATGGCCGGTTCAGGGAGGACCTGCTGTACAGACTCAATGTCGTCACGCTGCACCTGCCACCACTGGACGAGCGGCGCGAAGACATTCCTCTACTGGCGGACCACCTGCTGGTCAAACTGACACGCAATACCCGCCGCAAGGTGCTTGCACCGGAGGCACTGGAGTGGCTGGTCGGGGCCGACTGGCCCGGCAACATCCGCCAGCTCTCCAACGTGCTGGAGCGTTGCGTTGCGCTGGCGCCCGGGCGTGTCATCGATGCCGAGCTCGTTCGCCGGGCGCTGGGGCAGGCAGCCCATCGCATCACACCGCTGGCCGAAGCCCGGGACGAATTCGTGCGTGACTATCTGGTCAAGTTGCTCAAGATCGCCGGTGGCAACGTCTCCCAGGCTGCACGCATGGCTGAGCGTAATCGCACCGAGTTCTACAAATTGCTGGCCCGACACGACGTCGATCCGGGCGACTTCAAGGAATGATCGCTGCGGCGTGGCTGCTCGGCGCAGCGGCCGTGGGGTTTCCGCCCAGCATCGGGCAGCCAGTGGAGCGCATCGTCACCGCCGAGGACACCATTATCGACATGGCTCGGCGGTACCGCGTCGGGTTTACCGAGATCCGCCAGGCCAATCCGGGCATCGACCCCTGGCTGCCCGGCGAAGGTCGGACCGTTATCCTGCCGGCCCAGCATCTGCTCCCCCGTTGGCTGGAGCCCGACCCGGACGCGGGCGAGACCCGGATTCTGATCAACGTCGCCGAGATGCGCCTGTATGTCCTGTTCGCGGACCCGGCAACCCCGGAGCGTGGCCGGGTCGTCAGCTTCCCGATTAGCGTCGGCCGACAGGACTGGCGCACCCCGCTGGGAACGACACAGATCACCCAGCGCATCAAGGATCCGACCTGGACCCCGCCGCAGTCCATCCGCGAAGAGGCGCAGGCGCGCGGAGAAACCCTGCCCGATGTCGTACCGGCGGGACCGGATAACCCGCTGGGCCAGCATGCCCTGCGACTGGCATTGCCGGGTTATCTCATCCACGGCACCAACCGACCCGCCGGCATCGGCATGCAGGTCACACATGGTTGTATCCGCATGTACCCGGCCGACATTGCCTGGTTGTACGACAACGTCACCGTCGACACCCGCGTGGACCTGGTCAATCAGCCATTCAAGTTCCGCTGGATCGGCGAGACCTTATGGCTGGAAGCGCACGCAGCCTGGGTGCCCGGCGCACCGGACCAGCAGTCGCTGGAACCACTGGACGCCGCACTGGCGGTGGCGCTGGAGGAGCGGCCGGGCGCCGTGGTCGACCTGGACCGGGTTCGCGAGATCGCCGCCTCGGCCGTGGGCATGCCGGAAATCGTTCCGCTGCTGGCCCACCCTGAACAGCTGGCACCCGCGCCGCACGCACCCACCACTCACACAGAGTCAGCGGACGACCCCGCATAAGAAAGGCGGCCCGAAGGCCGCCTTGATTCGTCCAGGCATCCAAAACCTGCGAGTGCTAAAACTCGCCGGCTTGCGGGGAGGGGGGGAGTGGCATATGGACACGAGGACGAAACACGGTTAGACCCTTCAGGACCGAGACCCGTCGAAAGGACGGCTGGCCGACCAAGGGTCGGATGATTGTTCACCTAGCAGCAGGCGAAGCGCGCTAATGGCGCCACGCCCAACCAGCCAGATGACGAGCGCCGCAAGCAATAAGTCGGTCCAGATGCGGGCACCCAACACCTCGACACGAGGCAGTAGGCCATCGAAGGGGCGAGCCAGCGGCTCTGCGGCCAGCGTCACCCATTCCAACAGGCCGCCGACCTCATCCGGATGCAGCGCGTGGATGACCACGGATGTGAGCAACAGCGCGCAACTCACCCAGACGAACACCTGAACCAAGGCCTCTAGCGAACGCCGAAGATGCTCCCGGCGCGCTGCACGAATCGCCGCACGGAGCTGCTGGCGCTGCGCTGGCGAGTGCCGCGTCGCACCGCGGCGCCATGCGTGCTCAGCCGCTCGGCCTGCGCCCTCGCGCAACTCGGCGTCTGCTGCCTGGGCCATGGATTGCTTGCGAACAGCCATCAATCAGAACTCGAAGCGAGCCCCGGCCGACACGGTGTCCGCATCGTCGGCAAATTCCATGGCTGCCTGTAGTTTTACGGCGGGTGTCAGGCCGTATCGTCCGGCCACACGTAGTGCCGTATCGCCGTCATCGTAGAGATCGACATAGCGCAGCCCTGGCGAGAGTTCCAGGCGAGTGTCGGGGACCAGCCAGCGCAGATCTGCACGCAGCCCAATCCCGGTGTCATCGCTGTTGCCGATTTCCACCGATTCGAACGAAGCACCTGCGACCAGATCCAGTCCCGGTTGCAGATTGTGATTCAACGCAAGCCCAGCGGTGAGCCGTTCCAACTCGTCCTGATCCGAAATCTGACCGAACAGGTGCAAATCCGGACTCACTGCGGCGGCCCCGCCAATACCGAAACCGTCATAGTCCTCACCGAAATCGGGGTCGGTGTTCAGATACAGCGCATCGATATACGTGTAGTTATGTGCCATTGCGGTGGCCGAGCAGCCGAGTGCCGCGATACCGGCCAGTTTGGCGAATCCCTTAGTTGTCATTCGTCGCTTCCTTGTCTCGTGAGCTTTGTGCCGAAAACCCCCGGCCGAGCCGTGCCGGCCGGGGCAACCATCGGTCTTATTTCTGCATGGACTTTTCGAACATGCGGTTCATGCGCTCGGTGTTGGCCTTACAGCACTGTTCGGCTGCGTTGGCCGCCTCTTCTGCACGTGTGGCCCGAGCGTTGGCTTCAGATGCCGTCGATTGCGCGGCCGTGGCCTTGCGCTCAGCGGCATTGGCCGATTGCTGTGCCGCGGCCGCGTCCTGCGCCGCTTGCTCAGCCATGGCACGCACCTCTTCCAAATCACCCGTCGTCACGCACCCCGAGGCACCAATGGCCAGCAGGCAGGCCGCCCCGAACATGGCGAACTTTTTCATCGTTGTTCCCTTCACTGTCTTACTCCTGATTGAAATGCTTGGCCGCGATACGTCGCCGGTCCACACCGACGCGCATGGCGACGGTTGTTAGATGTGGACCAGTTGATCGCCGGACACGCGAACGTCGTCGCCCACGCTGAAGCCGGTCGCAGATGCGAGATTCACGGTCTGTGTTCCACCGCTTTCCATGTCGATGGTCACTTTGTAGATCGTGCTGCCGTTGCGGTTTTTCTCGACTTCGTTGCCGGCTACAGCCCCGCCGACGGCACCGGCAGCCGTTGCGGCGTCGTTACCTGAACCGCTACCGAACTGATGACCAACCACGCCACCGATGATGGCGCCGGCCACCGCTCCAGCGCCGGAGGCTTCGCCTTCGACCTCGACGGGCGTGATGGCGGTGATCGTCCCGCAGCGTTCACAGGCTTGCGCCGCGGCCACCTGGGTCGTCGCATCGTCTGCCTCGGCTGAATCGGTTCCCACCACATCGCCACAGGCCTGGAGGCTGGCCGCGCAGGCGGCAACGGCCCCTGCTGCAATCCAACGATTCAAAGCTGTCCCGTTCTTTGACTGATTCATGGTTTTCCCTTGCTTTCGATGAACTGAGTGCGTCGCGGAACCCGCGTCAGGCAGGTGCAATCGCGCCGCATGCCAGTTCTTTTGCCAGGGTCATGCCATCTGATTTTTGTTCTTAATAAACAGCAACTTGCGCTGCACTAAGCCAGCACGCCCGCCAAAGAAGCCTCGCCAAGACCCATATTCCGTCGCTCGCTGACGACAAACGGATTTTCCTTGCCTATTTTTTACATATAAAACAAAAGCTTACGATGTATCGGATCAGCGACAACATCAGACTGACGTCAGCATCGACATGCAGCGGCCGGGGTTCAACTCAGGCATGCACGCTCCGCGCTTCCCCCGCAGAGGCGCAGAGGGGCTGTGGCATAATCCGCCGCCCTTTGATCCGGAGATTTCTGGGCCATGTCCCGCACTCTGTTCGTCACCAGCGCACTGCCCTACGCCAATGGACCGATTCATCTCGGCCACATGGTGGAACACGTCCAAAGTGATACCTGGGTGCGCTATCAGCGAATGGCGGGGCACCGCGTCATTTATTGCTGCGCGGACGACGCCCATGGCTCGGGGATCATGCTTAAGGCAGAGGCCGAGGGCATCACACCGGAAGAGCTGATCGGTCGATTCAAGAACGAACACCTGCGTGATTTCGTCGACTTCGGCGTGGAGTACGACAACTACCACTCCACCCATTCCGACGAGAATGCGGAACTGGCGGCGCTGATCTTCAACCGGCTTCAGGACGCCGGGCTTATTGATGCACGTGACGTGGAGCAGGCCTATGACGCCAAGCGCGGCATGTTCCTGCCCGATCGCTTCATCAAGGGAACCTGCCCCAGCTGCAAGACGCCAGATCAGTACGGGGACAACTGCGAGGCCTGTGGTGCAACCTACCGGCCGACGGATCTGATTGACCCGGTGTCGGTGGTCTCCGGCGAGACCCCAGTACAGAAATCCTCGGAGCACTTCTTTTTCCGGCTGCCGACCATGGAGACCTATCTGCGCGAGTTCCTGGACTCCGGCGTGGTGCAGGATTCCGTGGCACCCAAACTGGCTGAGTGGTTCAAGGCCGGGCTGAAAGACTGGGATATCTCCCGAGACGCACCCTACTTCGGCTTCGAGATTCCAGGCGCGCCAGGCAAGTATTTCTATGTCTGGGTGGACGCCCCGGTGGGGTATATGGCCAGTCTGAAGCACCTGGCCGCGCGCGATCCGGAGATTGACTTTGACGCCATCTGGTCCAAGGACTCAGAGGCCGAGGTCTATCATTTCATCGGCAAGGACATTATCTACTTTCATGCCCTGTTCTGGCCGGCCATGCTGGAGGCCGCCGGCTTTCGCTCGCCAACCGGCGTGTTCGCGCACGGCATGATCACCCTGAACGGGGAGAAGATGTCCAAGTCGCGCGGCACGTTCATCACGGCCCGCACCTGGCTGGACCACCTGCCCGCCGAACCGTTGCGCTATTTCTACGCCTCGCGGATTACCGGCTCCATTGAAGACATGGACCTGGGCCTGCAGGACTTCATGCAGATCGTCAATGCCGACCTGGTGGGCAAGTACGTCAACATTGCGAGCCGGACGGCGAATTTCATCACCAAGCGTTTCGGCGGGGTGCTGGGCGATGCGGTCGACCAGGCCGTGCTGGAGCGGGTAACGGCCGTCGCAGACGACATTGCAGCGGCCTACGACGCACGCAATTTCGCCAAGGCCACGCGGTTGGCCATGGCGGCGGCCGATGCGGTCAACGCCTATATCGCCGAGCAGCAGCCCTGGGTCATCGCCAAAGACCCAGAACGCGGCGCCGATCTGCAGCGGGTGTGCACCACGGCATTGACGGCATTCCGTGATCTCACGGTTTACCTCAAGCCCGTACTGCCGACAATGGCAGCCAAGGTCGAGGCTTTTCTTAATCTATCGCCCCTGCAGTGGTCGGCCTTGGGTCAGCCGCTGCACGGCCAGTCCATCAATAAGTTCAAGCCCCTGATGACACGCATCGAGGAAAAACAGGTCACCGCCATGCAAGACGCCGCCAAGGAGATGGCAGCCGCCGCGAAAACACCCGCCAAAGCCGCCCCGACGCAGGACGACGTGATCGGCATCGACGACTTCATGAAGGTGGATCTGCGCGTGGCACGCGTGGCCGACGTGCAACCGGTCGAGGGCGCCGACAAGCTGCTGCAATTGACGCTGGATGTCGGGGAACTGGGCACCCGCAATGTCTTTGCCGGTATCAAGTCGGCCTACGAGCCAGAGCAGCTCAAGGACAAGCTGGTCGTGGTGGTCGCCAACCTGGCACCACGCAAGATGCGTTTCGGCGTGTCCGAAGGCATGGTCATCGCAGCGGGCAATGATCAGGGCATTTACGTGATCAGCCCTGATTCAGGTGCGACACCCGGCTCCCGGGTGAAGTAGCCTCGTGGAAGGCTGGCCCGAAGGGCCGGCACTCCAGGCCGCGTACCGCATTAAGAGTCCAGCGCCCCATGCATGACTATCTGCTCATCCTGGTTGGCACCGTATTGGTCAACAACTTCGTGTTGGTCCAGTTCCTTGGCCTGTGCCCGTTCATGGGCGTGTCCAACAAGTTGTCGGCCTCGATCGGCATGGCCGGCGCCACCACGTTTGTGCTGACGCTCTCGGCCATTAGCGCGTACCTGGTCGAAACCTACCTGCTCGATCCGCTGGGACTGGGCTATCTGCGCACCATTAGTTTCATTCTGGTCATCGCGGCGGTCGTGCAGTTCACCGAGATGGTCGTGCGCAAGTCCAGCCCCCTGCTGTACGAAGTCCTGGGCATTTACCTGCCGCTCATCACCACCAACTGTGCGGTGCTCGGCGTGGCACTGCTGAATGTTCGGCAAGCCAACGGGTTCATCGAATCGGCACTGTATGGATTTGGCGCAGCGGCCGGATTCTCCGTGGTCATGATTCTGTTCTCCTCAATCCGCGAACGACTGGCCGTGGCAGATGTCCCCGAGGCCTTCAAGGGCGCCCCCATTGGCCTGGTCACCGCCGGCATCATGTCGCTGGCGTTCATGGGTTTCACGGGGCTGGTGTAGGCGATGCTGGGCGCCATTCTCGCGCTGACGGCGCTGGCGGCAGCCTTCGGGCTGGTGCTGGGCTTCGCGGCGGTGCGCTTTAAGGTCGAAGGCGATCCGCTGGTCGACCAGATCGACCGCATCCTGCCGCAAACCCAGTGTGGGCAATGCAACTACCCGGGCTGCCGCCCCTATGCGCAGGCGATCGCTGATGGCGAGGCCGACATCAACCAGTGCCCCCCTGGCGGCGAGGATGGCGTCATCAAGCTCGCGGAGCTGTTGGGCCGCGAACCCAAGCCCCTGAATCCGGACAACGGCGAAGCGAAGGCGCTGCCCACCGTGGCATTCATCCGCGAGGACGAATGCATCGGCTGCACGCTTTGTATCCAGGCCTGTCCGGTCGACGCCATCGTCGGAGCCCGCCAGCAAATGCATACGGTGATTGCCGAGGAATGCACCGGCTGCGATCTTTGTGTCCCGCCCTGCCCGGTCGACTGCATCGACATGCTGCCGGTACGCGATGACATCACGACCTGGCGCTGGCCGACGCCGCAACAGGACACGGCAGCATGAGCGTGCACGCGCAGGCCCAGTTCCGGTTTCCCGGCGGACTGGCGCTGGACTACCACAAGCTGTCCGCCCCCATTCAGGACGCGGCGCTGCCGCAGCAGCTCGTGGTGCCCCTATCCCAGCACATCGGCCAGCCGGCCAAATGTCTGGTGAGCATCGGAGAGCACGTCCTGGGTGGCCAGCCGCTGGCCGCTGCCGAGGGCTATGTGTCCACCCCGGTTCATGCGGCGACCTCCGGCACGGTCGTGGCTATTGAGCCCCGCCCGGTCCCCCATCCGTCTGGGCTGTCTGCGCCCTGCGTCGTGATCGAGCCAGACGGGCAGGACACGCAGCAACCCGACACACCCGCCGACGGGTTGGCGATGGATGCCACCGCACTGCGCAATCGTATTCGTCAGGCGGGCGTGGTGGGCTTGGGTGGCGCGGCATTCCCCAGCTTTATCAAGCTCAACCCCGGGTCGAGTGTCGTCGACACGCTGGTCATCAATGGCGCCGAGTGCGAGCCTTACATTTCCTGCGATCAGGCCCTGATGCGCGAACGCGCGGACGACATCCTCAATGGCGTGCAAATCATGCTGCATGCGCTGGATGCCCAGCGTTGCCTAATCGGCGTTGAAGACAACAAGCCCGACGCCATCGATGCACTGATCGATGCCGTCAGCCGACGAGGCGACGAGCGAGTCACCGTGGTCACCGTGCCCACTCGCTACCCGCAAGGCGGCGAAAAGCAGCTCATCCAGACCCTCACCGGCCGCGAGATTCCCAGTCACGGGTTACCGCTGGATATCGGAATCGTCTGCCACAACCCCGGCACGGCCGTCGCGGTCTGGGAGGCGGTGACGCTGGGACGTGCATTAACCCACCGCGTGGTCACGGTGACCGGGCCCGGCATCGCCAATCCCTGCAATTTGCGGGTACGTATCGGCACCCCGGTCCGTGAACTGCTCGCCCAGGCCGGTGGACTGGTTGATCCCGATGTGCGTCTCATCATGGGCGGACCGATGATGGGATTTGCGCTCTCCGGAGCGGACGTGCCGGTGGTCAAGGCCACGAACTGCATCCTGGCCCTGCGCCCGCAGGACCTGCGCCCCGACACGCCCGCCATGCCCTGCATACGCTGCGGCGCCTGTGCTGACGCCTGCCCCGCCGGCCTGCTGCCACAGCAGCTGTATTGGCATGCCCGGGCGCAGGAATTCGACAAAACGCAGGACTACAAGCTGTTCGACTGTATCGAGTGTGGCTGCTGCGCCCAGGTCTGCCCCAGCCAGATCCCGCTGGTGCAGTACTACCGCCACGCCAAGACCGAGATCTGGGCAGAAGAACGCGCCCAGCGTAAGGCGGATGTCGCACGTCAGCGCCACGAGGCCCGCCAGGCACGACTCGAGCGAGAAGAAGCCGAGAAAAAAGCCGCCCGCGAGGCCAAGAAGGCCGCGCTGCGCGCCAAAGCCGAAAAGAAGGCCGCAGCCGCGCAAGCCGCAGGCGGTGAGACAGCAGCAACGGACGATCCGGTCGCCGCTGCGATCGCGCGGGCAAAGGCCAAGTCGCGTGACAAGACGGGAGGCGCTCCGGCTGCGGCGGCCAAGCCGGCCGCAACCAAGCCGGACCTGCCACCTGAAGCTGGCCCGAAGACCAGCCAGCCAGACTCGCCTGGCCCGTCGGACAACGGGCCAGGGACCGACCGGCGTGAATCGCCTTCCGGAGACGCGACGTGAACACCACGCTGAGCTCGCCGCACCTGCCGGTGCGCCCCACGGTCGGGGGGCTGATGCGCCGGGTCCTGATG belongs to Abyssibacter profundi and includes:
- the rsxA gene encoding electron transport complex subunit RsxA — encoded protein: MHDYLLILVGTVLVNNFVLVQFLGLCPFMGVSNKLSASIGMAGATTFVLTLSAISAYLVETYLLDPLGLGYLRTISFILVIAAVVQFTEMVVRKSSPLLYEVLGIYLPLITTNCAVLGVALLNVRQANGFIESALYGFGAAAGFSVVMILFSSIRERLAVADVPEAFKGAPIGLVTAGIMSLAFMGFTGLV
- the metG gene encoding methionine--tRNA ligase, which produces MSRTLFVTSALPYANGPIHLGHMVEHVQSDTWVRYQRMAGHRVIYCCADDAHGSGIMLKAEAEGITPEELIGRFKNEHLRDFVDFGVEYDNYHSTHSDENAELAALIFNRLQDAGLIDARDVEQAYDAKRGMFLPDRFIKGTCPSCKTPDQYGDNCEACGATYRPTDLIDPVSVVSGETPVQKSSEHFFFRLPTMETYLREFLDSGVVQDSVAPKLAEWFKAGLKDWDISRDAPYFGFEIPGAPGKYFYVWVDAPVGYMASLKHLAARDPEIDFDAIWSKDSEAEVYHFIGKDIIYFHALFWPAMLEAAGFRSPTGVFAHGMITLNGEKMSKSRGTFITARTWLDHLPAEPLRYFYASRITGSIEDMDLGLQDFMQIVNADLVGKYVNIASRTANFITKRFGGVLGDAVDQAVLERVTAVADDIAAAYDARNFAKATRLAMAAADAVNAYIAEQQPWVIAKDPERGADLQRVCTTALTAFRDLTVYLKPVLPTMAAKVEAFLNLSPLQWSALGQPLHGQSINKFKPLMTRIEEKQVTAMQDAAKEMAAAAKTPAKAAPTQDDVIGIDDFMKVDLRVARVADVQPVEGADKLLQLTLDVGELGTRNVFAGIKSAYEPEQLKDKLVVVVANLAPRKMRFGVSEGMVIAAGNDQGIYVISPDSGATPGSRVK
- a CDS encoding glycine zipper 2TM domain-containing protein, with protein sequence MNQSKNGTALNRWIAAGAVAACAASLQACGDVVGTDSAEADDATTQVAAAQACERCGTITAITPVEVEGEASGAGAVAGAIIGGVVGHQFGSGSGNDAATAAGAVGGAVAGNEVEKNRNGSTIYKVTIDMESGGTQTVNLASATGFSVGDDVRVSGDQLVHI
- the rsxB gene encoding electron transport complex subunit RsxB, coding for MLGAILALTALAAAFGLVLGFAAVRFKVEGDPLVDQIDRILPQTQCGQCNYPGCRPYAQAIADGEADINQCPPGGEDGVIKLAELLGREPKPLNPDNGEAKALPTVAFIREDECIGCTLCIQACPVDAIVGARQQMHTVIAEECTGCDLCVPPCPVDCIDMLPVRDDITTWRWPTPQQDTAA
- a CDS encoding sigma 54-interacting transcriptional regulator; protein product: MTDASILLVDDDDGLRRLLSMRLGAAGFDVQEAESAEAALASVRRERPAIVVTDLKMDGMDGMGLLENLREHYPGLPVILLTAHGTIPDAVEATQSGAYDFLTKPVDHAELIDRVRSAVAQSTGDGDQDWAEDIITASPVMTQVLDDARRVAATDSSVLIQGASGTGKEVLAQAIHNASSRCKKPFIAINCGAIPADLLESELFGHTKGSFTGATRDHTGLFQSAEGGTVFLDEIGDMPMELQVKLLRVLQERQIRPVGSARSIDVDVRVLSATHQDLNQAIADGRFREDLLYRLNVVTLHLPPLDERREDIPLLADHLLVKLTRNTRRKVLAPEALEWLVGADWPGNIRQLSNVLERCVALAPGRVIDAELVRRALGQAAHRITPLAEARDEFVRDYLVKLLKIAGGNVSQAARMAERNRTEFYKLLARHDVDPGDFKE
- a CDS encoding L,D-transpeptidase family protein encodes the protein MIAAAWLLGAAAVGFPPSIGQPVERIVTAEDTIIDMARRYRVGFTEIRQANPGIDPWLPGEGRTVILPAQHLLPRWLEPDPDAGETRILINVAEMRLYVLFADPATPERGRVVSFPISVGRQDWRTPLGTTQITQRIKDPTWTPPQSIREEAQARGETLPDVVPAGPDNPLGQHALRLALPGYLIHGTNRPAGIGMQVTHGCIRMYPADIAWLYDNVTVDTRVDLVNQPFKFRWIGETLWLEAHAAWVPGAPDQQSLEPLDAALAVALEERPGAVVDLDRVREIAASAVGMPEIVPLLAHPEQLAPAPHAPTTHTESADDPA
- a CDS encoding Lpp/OprI family alanine-zipper lipoprotein yields the protein MKGTTMKKFAMFGAACLLAIGASGCVTTGDLEEVRAMAEQAAQDAAAAQQSANAAERKATAAQSTASEANARATRAEEAANAAEQCCKANTERMNRMFEKSMQK
- the rsxC gene encoding electron transport complex subunit RsxC: MSVHAQAQFRFPGGLALDYHKLSAPIQDAALPQQLVVPLSQHIGQPAKCLVSIGEHVLGGQPLAAAEGYVSTPVHAATSGTVVAIEPRPVPHPSGLSAPCVVIEPDGQDTQQPDTPADGLAMDATALRNRIRQAGVVGLGGAAFPSFIKLNPGSSVVDTLVINGAECEPYISCDQALMRERADDILNGVQIMLHALDAQRCLIGVEDNKPDAIDALIDAVSRRGDERVTVVTVPTRYPQGGEKQLIQTLTGREIPSHGLPLDIGIVCHNPGTAVAVWEAVTLGRALTHRVVTVTGPGIANPCNLRVRIGTPVRELLAQAGGLVDPDVRLIMGGPMMGFALSGADVPVVKATNCILALRPQDLRPDTPAMPCIRCGACADACPAGLLPQQLYWHARAQEFDKTQDYKLFDCIECGCCAQVCPSQIPLVQYYRHAKTEIWAEERAQRKADVARQRHEARQARLEREEAEKKAAREAKKAALRAKAEKKAAAAQAAGGETAATDDPVAAAIARAKAKSRDKTGGAPAAAAKPAATKPDLPPEAGPKTSQPDSPGPSDNGPGTDRRESPSGDAT